TGGGATGGCCCAGAAATGgataaaagaaatattagtAATACTATCTTATTTATATCATTATGCTAGCCTGAGTGAGCATGTGCCGTTTTATTGCATAATcagttttggaatttttttaattataattaggTAGTCTATATATGGTGTAAACTTactttagtttaatatatataacacataAGTGAGTGAAAGTAACGCATATGTAAAATCATAACTTTCTGGCCACATCCTAACCTCTTAAGAAGTcctaattttgtttattaaaaaacattaaaacgaaattttttttttcttcgaaaCTTTGTTTTTCCTTATTCATCACAAATTGTAACTTTGAGTAAATGCAAAACTAcatgtattataattttttgaaaagccACAATTTCAGTATTATAAGTTTGAGTACAAATTCTTACTActaccaaaataaataatttaaaagaatgtattatattattatatactgTCAACATTTCAAAcgaacattttaaaatttatcgtCATTGGCCTTCCATTTTTGAGCTATCTATATTGTGTTGAGATACAGGTATAGAATAGACCCTCTTTTGCAAAGTTTCCAAcaattcttttcaaaaaaaaaaaaaaagtttccaaCAATTCTTTTCCCTTCACTGGACCACACATCTCTTATATTTCTCTATACTGTTTAATCACACTCGGTTTCTATATATTTGGTGGATGGACCATATTAACTATCGTTATAGCAGTACACTAGATAATGCGTCTTTAGTATCTTGCAATTAATATCATGTTCGGATTTGATATAATCTAATATAGAAgaatgtaatatattattagtGTCGACATTCAAACGTACATATTAAATTATGTGCCGTAAAACTTATCCTTAGTCTTGGCCTTCCATTTTCTGGCTAtctatattgttttgatatatgGTTATAGAATAGAGCCTCTTTTTCAAAGTTTCCAACAATGATTTTCCCTTCACTGGACCACACACCTCTTATGTTCTCTACACTGTTTACTCACACTCGTTTTTCAACATTTTTGGTGGGTGGACCATTTAAATATCGTTATAGCACTACAGTAGATAATACGTACATATTTGGTATCTTTCCTAGGTATGCACTCATTTATCCTACACTTGATATTCGAGGATTTTGATATTGGTTCTTCGATAGATAAAATTGATCTTTTGAAATCTTTAGCTTAGAGGCTTCGTCATTTAGTTTGATTAGAGTTTATTCGATCTTATCGATACACTGAATTAACAGAACATAAAAGGAAAACTAACAATTATTGAGCTCCctactaaaataattaatgcCCCCTCTCAAATGTAAATGTTGCGTCAAGAAGCTATATCAGCTTATTCAAAAAGAACCAAGTActatatttattagttaaatcATTCAGTTATAAAGTTATGAATCTTATGATTTATTAACGTTCTTAGATTTtacaatatgaaaataaaaataagtggAATACAGATGTATTATACGTTAAAAGCTGCTAATTGTATTCACAAAATCTCAGTTAGTTATACAAAATATTGGAATGCTGTATAAACTATCACCTATATAATTTATCTTTATTTCCAACACAAAATCAACCTCATAAATCATAATTAAAGATCCATACCGATGACTATTATTATTTCTCTATGTTTATCACTTTTACCCAAAAATACAAATTGAATTTCTTATAATCATAACAATCTAGCACTATTCCCAAAATAATTTAAAGGGAAACaaagtttatgttttgtgaTATATATCAGTGTTTACAAAGTTCGTGACAAATTATTGGTgcctttcatttaattttaactagattctgacccgcccttaactagattttaactaaagggcgggtatattttttgttttacatttttttagtcTTTTCAATTGGTAAtttaaatataggtctaatggaataaagcataataaataatattctaaataataataaagataaaagaaataatagttggaccatacttttatcaatgggtcacactgctattttaatagaatatatttattttgttcgaACTGTACAAATATCAGGTAGTTAAAGTGCGTATCTATGTATATTGCAGTATATCACTCTATATAATAAAGAGAGATAACAAAACATACAACTGTCTGGAGAAATAATAAAgcatgatatatatttataataaaataaaataataaaagcaTGAATGCGGACGTGGTTACCCACGTACGTACATATCGTGAACTTTGTTCGTAGGTTTCCATTTTGGGATgttccaaaaaaagaaaactcgGGTTTCGAAATACATTCTTATATGgacgttctttttatttattttaatttttctatcCATATATCTTCCGTAACTTACTTGGaacttctttatatatatatatacatatggttGGTCGATGTAACCATCATTTCCATACATTGCACTCTCAACCTCTTCATAGTcgtgagaattaaagagaaatAACAAGACTAAAGAGAAAGATGATGAACGCTAATGGATCAGAATGGGTATGGGGGTATCTGTGCCTCGTACTTAACCTCGACGATCAGAAATTGTGCTCAAGTACGGTCACCAAAACCACCAAAGCCATAGGTGATCTTCTCTCTTTTCATAGTTTCTCTAATTCTCTCTCTAACAATATATTTGTGCAATTCTCTGTTGTTGAGTTTGTAAGTTATTTGTAGCTTTTCACTTCTTTGCTTCGGTGATAGGCCTCCCTCTCCTTCTTTCCTTTTAGTTATGTAACCAACGTTCTGTTTATTTAATATGAAAGCCTCTTATAAAAAAAACCTATATATTTGTTATTGTGTAGTATTACGCTTGCGGTTTCGTGATAACTTTTTCATTTACCTTATGTAGTCATAAGATGGGTTATATCGTTATGGGTTCTTCTCCTGACTATTGGTGTTGGAGGCTCAACCCCACCGCTCTTAACAATCCAGGTATAgtatactttttaatattattcattgatgcatgttattgaaaatttactaacaatttgaatttttattttcatgaaTATGAAAGAGCCCCGACGGCGACATTGTTGACTGCATTCTCAGAGAGAATCAACTGGCATTTCAGCATCCCCTTCTGAAGAACCACAAACTTCAGGTCTTTTTTTTGACTtgttttgaaactgttttagAATATATAGTACACGCCAAAAATGACAAttaaaagtttacaaaaaagaatcacaattaaagaaacaaaactccATTGTTTCCGGGAAGGCTCAAGTAATTTTGGGTTCTTGTTATAATTTATAAGGCCTCaccttaatattttttaagttacatatgatcttttttttttttcaaacatccttctttatataatttcaaagaCATATTTCCAATTCTTACGCTGTAAATCCCATAGGATCAACTTATTATATTCGGGGAAAAAATCTAGTaatctttttgtgtgtgtttataacAATATTAAAGGAACCACCCACACACATACCAAATATGGTCGTAAAAGAAGCGGAAATGGGCTATAAGTGGCAAGTCTGGCACCAAACTGGAACAAGATGTCCCGAGGGATCGATACCAATTCGAAGGGTTATTTCAAAGCATAACGGAACTTCAAGCTCCAGCATCAGTGAGAGGACTAAAAGTCACGAGGTacgtagcttttttttttgtgcgccttagtttcttttttttgtaactgtgtGCGTCTTAGTTAACTATTAATAATAAGTAATAACAGTTACAATTTAATCacgaataatatttaattacaaaGTGAACTAtgtaagataatatatatacaccATAATATCTGAAGTTCCGAACCAagaatgaaattatttaaaattttatattattgtttaaatatatagaaatatacaaCTATAATACTGAAAACctatgatatacatacatttataatattgagaacttttaataataactcaattaattattaaaatatactatagagattacaaaaaaaataaatgtatagtGAAACGAATTAGTTTAAGGTTATGGTCTGAAAGGGCGTGGTTCAAATTTCACTATCATcctttattaaacaaaaaacgtacaggtttgaccaaaaaaaaatgaaaaggaaGTACAGTGAACAGAAGGCATAGTCACTTCTTAGAACCCTATTtcttcataaataataaaccaacCATGGTAACAAATCGAGCCTAATTACATAATAGAAGCccataagaaaaatacaaagagGGCCGCAGCTCACAGagttttacttttataatttaattgtttttaatatttactatAGTTTTTAAAGTCCAAAACCTAACGTAATATAAAATGCAGTCATAGAAGGTGTTGGATTTTCAAACCCGAAAACCGTGACTATACTGAAAAAATCGaatgcataaaaatattttacattttctaatACATGTATAGTTTTTATCAGTATGTAATAGGTAGTAtggaaaacaaaccaaaaatctACGGAACACAGGTGACGATGAACGTGTGGCATCCCGTAATAGAAGGCTTTAATGAATTCAGTCTGGGGCAAATCTGGCTAACATCAGGTTCTTACAATGATAGTGACCTAAACAGTATAGAGGCTGGTTGGCAggtatgtttaattaaaacaaacaatataactACCAATTATTTATAGTCTAAATTTGTTCTAGTCTATTATCTAACctgtatttttttattcttactAAACAGGTTTATCCAGACTTTTACAATGACTCCCAGGCCAGACTGTTCATTTTTTGGACCGTAAGTTTAATTTGGTTCGATTTCATTTTCCTATATcataagtattttttaaaagtattaacTAGTTGCTtcgtaaattttaaaatatgatttgagCCATGATAACAAGAATTGAAAAGTTCATCAATCAAAAtgcatatatttaaatgtttagttGTTTTTATGTCGTAGACGGACGCGTACAACTTGACCGGAGGTTACAATCTTCGTACTGGCGGTTTCGTACAAACTAGTAAAGAAATTATGGTGGAAGGTGCAATATCGCAAACTTCTATCTTTGGAGGCGATCAAGTCGATTTAACAATCAGAATATGGAAGGTCCAATCTCTTTTTATAAATGTCgttttattgtatatatttaatttcagtgtttcaaaaatagtatattactagattaagatccgggataaatattatatataaaaattattttatgtattatttggtctaacatattatgaaataataaatatatattgaataattaaaaatcagtaactattacatatataattaaattggtgcgaacgtataaatcaattttatcaatccaaacaatttttaaaaaattttgataggatatgtaattaaatttaaatgatattaacatacatagtatatttttaatattaatgtctattaaatgatgctttctactcatatgtttttttgatcatgtgtatctttaatagcaaaaactttaaattattgataacaaaattttcattgtgcgattaataattttagtaatttataatttaataaaatttatcaatgttagttcaaaacttttatcaaaaaaattattcaaagtaaattttgaaattaaaatatttatttattcaatatggtttatagtttaatttagaaagatatatatacatatatattttaaatcttaatgattaattaaattaaacttttatttatatgattttgtaatcatttgtattttgtcataacaaaaattttaaaccatggatcgcaaaatttgaatgtgagacttttaacagttttagtaatttatagtcgttttttaaaattcaaaatataacatataaagaaaaatctaaatttttataatatggttattgtgatttttttaaattattttaatagtttaaaactaaataaatttgatagaagatacatttttttttatcagatctttattattcaaaatcattaattgtcatatatactttagccacattaggcaattccgtaatctttatttaaggaaataataaatgatattaataatgaatttatgattagtttaataaaaagcttattatataattagatggaccaacatatttctctaataattctaagaatcatcctagtgatgccACGTAGCtacaaaaataagttgtaatgtttcacaaataatatatagtggATTTATTTTCTAAccaataaataaacaaataacatGCAGGATACAAAATCTAAGAGCTGGTGGCTAGGCATCATAATTGGCCACAATGTACTCGAGCCGGTGGGATACTGGCCGGCCTCTCTTTTTACCATCCAAACCGATTACGCGGAGACGGTACAGTGGGGCGGCGAGATCACTAATAAAAACGAATATGGGCGGCACACCGAAACCCAAATGGGGTCGGGGTATTTTCCTGATAGTGGAAGGGGGAAAGTTGCCTATATGAGCAACCTACAAATTGCGTTAACTGAAAGTGAGTTCCAACCGCTCCAGGATCTTTTCGTAGGAGCAACTCACCCCGAGTACTACCGAGGCAAAAAGTTGAACGACACATGTTTTTACTATGGGGGCCCACAGCAGCTTAACTCAAAAGCGGCTCATCGTATGCTGGACTACACTATTCTGTATTTTACTTTCGGCCTTTTTTTgctcttttagttttttttttttgaatctcgGCAGTGTTTTGATTTGGAACGGTTTTCTAACCGAAGACagtttaaacattatataactACCGTGTTTATCAATTAATGCGTGGTAACAACAATTGGCATACTTGACCACTTCATTTCTTCTACTACGTATTGTATCAAACCTTATTTATCAACAACGTTATCCAGTTACTTTAGATCCCTGTTCGAAACTACGCTAGGCGTTAGTCGGGCGGCAACCCTGGACCTAGCGAGTTACCACAAAATCGGGGATTAAGCGGAAATTAATCGGGGCTTAGTTTTtgtacttatattatatttataccgtatatatactaatatgtGCGCGATAGAACATACGATTCGATGTATCCTAGTGGCCGAGACCCTGATTCCAATCAACCCGACTTCGACTCCCGGCCGTgtactttatttattttcgaTTATTAATCAAGTTGTACAAAAGTCCCACATCGGCCAGTGAGAAGAAAAGAAGTGAAATTGTGACCTTAtgaccttatatatatatacccctTCGTGCATGAGACTTAGTAAAGTATATATGGGCTTCTTAGTAAGCcctaaaaatatattcatagtTTAACGTTTTTTATATGGGCCGATTAATCGTTTAATTAGGCCGATTAATCGGTATATGGGCCGATTAACAGGTCAGCGATTTTTTGGTCCGAATAGGGTAAAATCACGGCGGTTATGAACCGATCAGcgattaggcggccgcctagaCGGCTAGGCggccgcgttttcgaacagggCTTTAGATTAGTCAATTTTTTCCTTGGTACCCTACTTATTAGGGCCTACTACTTATAGGATAATATAGCAAAAAATACACGCCAGGCTTATGATGCAGTCATGCAGACCATGAGACGTGAGTAGTGGACAATGGACTAAAAACACCGCTCATTATTCATGCAAGTACATGTTGACCATAACTTATATggtttataaatatgaaaagtgCTACAACAATGCGGATATTTGCTTGTTATACATGCAATTGTCTTGAATCTTCTTGTTATGCTGGGTATGAAGATTTTGCAAGTTCTGTGTATCCTTGTCATACATTTTTCCCAGACTTAGGAATTCCCAAACGATGGTTATTACTTATTCACAACAAGTTCAGCCAATTAGGAACAAAACTGGTATTACCATGCTAAATTTGGTGACCTAGTAACTTAAAATTGCAGTGACCTTTGAGAATAGAACAAACTAGTGTAAGCCCCGTGCTACGCACGGAAATAATTTTTCTTGCAAAAAAAACTGattagttaaatatataaactgttaaaaaactatatattacaCACatcatttacatatataaaacgtagcaaaacaaaataaaaataaacataaatattactTTCGATCGTTTTAAGTTCAATACTGATATAAATTACTTTGTCCAAGGCAAATACTAATTTGAAGCTTTCTTAACTACATTTTTTCTTGCTCTTAGGATTTTCTTGTATTTTCTCTAATTCCTAACATGTTTATGAGCAATTTATGTCCTTTCCTTCTTGTTTCCAGTAATTCAATCTAGTGCTTCATTAAAAATCTCCCTGTACACAATTTTACAAATCAAAGGTCAGAAAAACAATTGTACAAATACAATCAAAACAATAAgaccttaaaaaaaaatcagcatgTAACACGTAATTTAAACTACTTTACACATTAGTTTGAGAATATGTGATCTTTACTACCAAAGTATGCTgctataattttaaattcttaCTGACAAATGATAAATTATACACCAGATATGATTGAGACATCAAACATCAAACATCAAACATCCATTAAAAACTCGAATCAAAATGGCTTTATGAAAGAAATCTGTTCTTAGTTGACACATATCAAAGCATATTCTTAATTGACACTTACATTGACAAGAAATCTGATCTAGGGAATTAGGGATTCCATTCAAAGGTTGTTTGCAGCTCCATGTTAGAAGAACGACATGATTCTTTAAGAGCTCAACTGCCAACATAGTGCCTGAAAATATGTTAGAAATGTTCTAAGTATGACAAAAATTCTCCCCGATAAATATCCCTCTTTTGAACGTTATGGGCCTTGAAACATTACCTTTCTCACTGTATATTATCTTTCCAGCTTTAGTGAAGATGAACCATAGGAACACATATAGTTGCAGAACAGAGACAAAATCTATCTCAACCACAACATGCACATTGTAGTTAATAATGACTCGGGATGATTAAGTAAAAACCAAAACATATAGCAAGATCCAAAATGGcattaaaaattgtaaaaaagatATACATGCTTACGTATCTTGTACCTCTATTGCTCCTCAAATCTTCCTGATGGAATCCTCCTAATATGACAAACCACACCTAAATATAAGACATACAATACAACTATGTACTTTTCAGATTTAAAGTTGGAACAGAACACCTAAATAAATACGAACATATATATCCTATAAGTGTATTTTTAATCGCATATTGTTTtgatatacaaaaattaaatacactTCCGGAATGGATTTAACAATGACTTCATAGTTCATATCAGGTTATAACCtggttttatattaaaaataaaacataactaaAGCTCTATTTTTCATGAGGCTGCTGTAGACAAAGCATGAAGGATCAATTGTCAAGCAGTGTAAAGTATTTTtctattcaaaataaattttacttgTTAGAACATGGTTTGAGATCCATATGTATAGTGCTAATTTCATAACTCACCTGAACATTATAAGTTGAATATCTGAAAACGTTCAAGCTTTTCTCCTTAGATTCTTATAGAACGGAAACTTAAGTATAAGTTTTGATATGTTTCGTGCAAAAAAGGGTCACGTACATTTAGGATGAAAATATGTATAGAAGATTGAATTGAGATGAAAAAGAGACGTGTCTAAACCTCTACAACTGCAATTACCTAGAATCCATGAATAGAAGAAAAAGTTACATAAGAGAAGGTAGGCGAAAGATGAAGTTCATGGTGAGTTTTATAATAGAAGGAGCCGGAACGGTTTTAGAGATCGTGAAATCAATTGGTTTTGGATGAGAAAAACTCGGGATTTTAAAGTGAATAATTTATGCTAATtttgaattagggtttttaaaTGGAacgaaaatagaaatataagaGATCgtggatgaagaagaaaaatagtAGGTAGTTATTATATTTGTTCTAGGCGTTTTgtagttttgattgatttattttttaaaaaattaaatattaattacgTGGTAGATTTTGATTCGCTAGGCGACTTGcgatttagtatataagggataatATGAAAGACCGATAGTTTGCAATGACAAATGAGAATAAACAAATAATTGGTTTGGTTAATTGTCGATGTAGAAAATTTTTACATTGAAGGATTGATTGGTATTCAGGTTCAAATCTACAAATGTTGTGTTTATGGATGGTAGCTGATTTTGGCTGTTTACAAGAATCAAATAAATGTTTTTACGGCTTATTAAAGTCTTCAAACTTTAAAATGTGTTGCTTCAAACTTTTGTGGTAACGGACGggtctttttcttctctctttttggTCGTGAGTATATTGATATAATAAAATACTAGATATTAACGCGCCTGCGCGGATGtattttatgtcactatttattttttatgtcactatttagggtttgacaaaaaactcgaattcgaagaacCGAACCAACCCCAATCCAaaaaagtagtaccaaatccagatcaaataattttggtatttgaagaacttaAAACTAATCCGATCCAAAAACAGCCATAATATATATGGTATTTTAAGttcgtttaaatacttgaaaatatatacaaataatcaaacgtaaatatctaaaatagttaaaatatactcaaaactccaaaaatacttaattaattattaattctctatccaaatatttaaaccaaaccaatttatatgttaagttaggtactcttacatatgttattcaaatttatatgtaatgtaTTCTATtgtttaaagattttttaaaattaaagaatataataaattttaaattttttaaaataatttaaattggttatccaaatctgaaccgaatcctcaaagatctgaactaAACACACTTCTTACATTTTAAGTtgatataatgttctctagtggacattaaacaaattatgacataaaaaccttatttttttcctcaaatacattcttgaa
This genomic stretch from Brassica napus cultivar Da-Ae chromosome C9, Da-Ae, whole genome shotgun sequence harbors:
- the LOC125593291 gene encoding uncharacterized protein LOC125593291; the protein is MMNANGSEWVWGYLCLVLNLDDQKLCSSTVTKTTKAIVIRWVISLWVLLLTIGVGGSTPPLLTIQSPDGDIVDCILRENQLAFQHPLLKNHKLQEPPTHIPNMVVKEAEMGYKWQVWHQTGTRCPEGSIPIRRVISKHNGTSSSSISERTKSHEYVIGSMENKPKIYGTQVTMNVWHPVIEGFNEFSLGQIWLTSGSYNDSDLNSIEAGWQVYPDFYNDSQARLFIFWTTDAYNLTGGYNLRTGGFVQTSKEIMVEGAISQTSIFGGDQVDLTIRIWKDTKSKSWWLGIIIGHNVLEPVGYWPASLFTIQTDYAETVQWGGEITNKNEYGRHTETQMGSGYFPDSGRGKVAYMSNLQIALTESEFQPLQDLFVGATHPEYYRGKKLNDTCFYYGGPQQLNSKAAHRMLDYTILYFTFGLFLLF
- the LOC111204121 gene encoding uncharacterized protein LOC111204121; its protein translation is MMSQPPHPLITSSFVSQGRRRLVLVNDALIKHCASLCSINTDEPEPDLTNERHRSLTNIQANNLLGTHDLNTRLRVGNSSVWFVILGGFHQEDLRSNRDFVSVLQLYVFLWFIFTKAGKIIYSEKGTMLAVELLKNHVVLLTWSCKQPLNGIPNSLDQISCQWRFLMKH